A window of the Nibribacter ruber genome harbors these coding sequences:
- a CDS encoding DUF4199 domain-containing protein has protein sequence MEQRRTTVQKTGTYYGFLTGIAAILYIILVKLIGMIENVGLHFVVGIILVIGVTLAIKHHKVTKHGHINYLEGIGVGFVVGLVAAIIYTLFHVLSNYLFDRAFSYPYMADNTYGPQESIWIVAFIWLVLGVVIGAFVGYIAMQFFKRPDHKLSDS, from the coding sequence ATGGAACAACGTCGTACAACGGTGCAAAAAACCGGAACATATTATGGCTTCCTCACGGGCATTGCTGCCATCTTGTATATAATCCTGGTCAAATTGATTGGCATGATTGAAAATGTGGGCCTACATTTTGTGGTAGGGATTATCTTGGTAATAGGCGTGACCCTTGCCATCAAGCACCATAAAGTAACCAAGCACGGCCACATCAATTACCTGGAGGGGATTGGCGTAGGGTTTGTGGTAGGCCTGGTGGCCGCCATCATTTATACCTTATTCCATGTGCTGTCTAATTATTTGTTTGATAGGGCCTTTTCCTATCCATATATGGCAGACAATACCTACGGCCCGCAAGAATCCATTTGGATTGTAGCTTTTATCTGGCTGGTGCTGGGCGTAGTGATTGGAGCATTTGTAGGCTACATTGCCATGCAATTCTTCAAGAGACCAGACCACAAACTTTCAGATTCCTAA
- a CDS encoding metallophosphoesterase has protein sequence MLFQLVLFLLIAFLTWLLWSYYKERKYRKKPFYAMSEIGWRTQAAPPLSERIHSIALVGDIGNAGAPDQDPVLKTLDHWLQEVCSIDSTAVFLGDNIYPVGLPPQGHRHHGTAVQKLTHQLELLAKYKTRAIYLGGNHDWNKGRKDGHSYMQRQQEFITMFLQDQEAYLPKNGCLGPVTREINEQLLLVVINSQWWVQRGFRPLGEKYGCDLEVPSNFFVKLEEILAANRHRMVVIAGHHPLYTNALHGGKFTVKQRLFPLTFVHKRAMIPLPVFGTLYQLYRKYVGAAEDMSYPPFRRFRKKILKVLHQYPGLFYVAGHDHNLQYFQVKGSHFAVSGSGSKTNFVAKGGRAFFNHENKGFMVLDQYQNGEVWLRVLEPGAEGEAPVLMYHKRIYQPTPRPHLGEAAAVL, from the coding sequence TTTCTGCTGATCGCTTTTTTAACATGGCTGCTATGGTCTTACTACAAAGAGCGCAAGTACAGAAAGAAACCATTCTACGCTATGTCAGAGATTGGCTGGCGCACACAAGCAGCCCCGCCCCTTTCTGAGAGAATCCATTCCATCGCCTTGGTAGGTGACATTGGCAATGCCGGGGCACCAGACCAAGACCCAGTACTTAAAACGCTGGACCATTGGCTGCAAGAAGTCTGCTCTATTGACAGCACCGCCGTCTTTCTGGGTGACAACATCTATCCCGTAGGCTTGCCTCCGCAAGGACACCGGCACCATGGCACAGCTGTTCAGAAACTCACACATCAGTTAGAACTGCTGGCGAAGTATAAAACGCGCGCCATTTACCTGGGCGGAAACCATGACTGGAACAAAGGCCGAAAAGACGGCCACAGTTACATGCAGCGCCAGCAGGAATTCATTACTATGTTCCTGCAAGACCAGGAAGCCTACCTACCTAAAAACGGCTGCCTGGGGCCAGTCACCCGCGAGATCAATGAACAGTTGTTGTTGGTGGTCATAAATTCACAATGGTGGGTGCAGCGCGGGTTCAGGCCTCTGGGAGAAAAATATGGATGCGACTTAGAAGTGCCCAGTAATTTCTTTGTAAAATTAGAGGAGATTCTGGCAGCCAACCGGCACCGAATGGTAGTGATTGCGGGGCATCACCCGTTGTATACCAACGCCCTGCATGGTGGCAAGTTTACTGTTAAGCAGCGGTTGTTTCCGTTAACCTTTGTACACAAACGAGCCATGATTCCCTTGCCGGTTTTTGGTACGTTGTACCAATTGTATCGCAAATACGTGGGTGCCGCAGAAGATATGTCCTACCCTCCGTTCAGGCGGTTCAGGAAGAAAATCTTAAAGGTGCTGCACCAATACCCGGGTCTATTTTACGTGGCCGGCCATGATCACAATCTTCAGTACTTTCAAGTGAAGGGAAGCCACTTTGCGGTGAGTGGATCTGGCAGTAAAACCAATTTCGTGGCCAAGGGCGGGCGCGCTTTTTTTAACCATGAGAACAAAGGGTTTATGGTGCTGGACCAATACCAGAATGGAGAAGTTTGGCTACGCGTTCTGGAGCCTGGCGCTGAAGGCGAAGCCCCCGTGCTCATGTACCACAAGCGTATTTATCAGCCTACTCCGCGGCCGCATCTGGGAGAGGCGGCAGCAGTACTTTAA
- a CDS encoding diacylglycerol/lipid kinase family protein, translating to MKKILFVINPISGDIDKQELEENIQAFCRRHEITGQFFKTSGEQDEEKLRQEIKSFQPETVAAVGGDGTVSLVAKEIINTDVALAILPQGSGNGLSKDLDIPQTFDEALQVLIENRVKAIDTLDVNGQVSIHICDMGFNALVVKRFCEGDTRGPGAYARIAMQEFIGYTAKNYTITSRGKTLFEGEAFMVTVTNAKAFGSNAAINPNGIINDGCFEICVMEPFPKMSSIGILYRLYTDSIDESVYTQRFSCSEATILNQEDDQIQIDGEPLESEKQVHIKVQPQTLKVLLPPLPDAAAE from the coding sequence ATGAAAAAAATTCTTTTTGTCATCAATCCCATATCTGGTGATATAGATAAACAAGAGCTGGAAGAAAACATTCAGGCTTTCTGCCGGAGGCATGAGATTACAGGACAATTTTTCAAGACCTCTGGGGAGCAGGATGAAGAAAAGCTTCGGCAGGAGATAAAGTCTTTTCAACCGGAAACTGTGGCGGCTGTGGGCGGTGACGGCACCGTGAGCCTGGTGGCCAAGGAAATCATCAACACAGACGTAGCGCTGGCTATCCTTCCACAGGGTTCTGGCAACGGCCTTTCTAAAGACCTTGACATACCGCAGACCTTTGATGAAGCCTTGCAGGTATTGATAGAAAACCGCGTAAAAGCCATTGACACTCTGGACGTAAACGGCCAAGTGTCCATTCACATCTGCGACATGGGCTTTAATGCCTTGGTGGTAAAACGATTCTGCGAAGGAGACACCCGAGGCCCCGGCGCGTACGCCAGAATTGCCATGCAGGAGTTCATTGGGTACACTGCCAAAAACTACACCATCACCTCGCGGGGCAAGACGTTGTTTGAGGGCGAGGCTTTCATGGTTACCGTTACCAATGCCAAAGCCTTTGGGAGCAACGCTGCCATCAATCCCAACGGCATCATCAATGACGGGTGCTTTGAAATCTGCGTCATGGAACCGTTCCCAAAAATGTCTAGCATAGGCATTTTATACCGGCTCTATACAGACAGCATAGATGAGTCTGTGTACACCCAGCGGTTCAGCTGCAGCGAGGCCACCATTCTCAACCAGGAAGACGACCAGATTCAGATAGATGGGGAACCGCTAGAGAGCGAAAAGCAGGTGCACATAAAAGTGCAGCCGCAAACGCTTAAAGTACTGCTGCCGCCTCTCCCAGATGCGGCCGCGGAGTAG
- a CDS encoding murein L,D-transpeptidase catalytic domain family protein has product MNRIILALASLSILSFVSPATSDPSNYRRIPASTLVTENTSLSTTKKDASFDNFLEELYDDADLKQAKLSYDVFKRAAIGYYNLKNQGKLNKNKELLTVIDFAKPSSEKRLWIIDLNKKKVLYHSLVAHGRGSGNEKALQFSNVENSHMSSLGFYVTKNTYVGKHGLSLKMEGLDKNHNTNAYQRSIVVHGADYVSESFVKQHGRLGRSHGCPALPADINAEVVQLIKDGTCLYIDAAHAKFQSAYLNPDKAIKNFEAEIIKRQAEILAR; this is encoded by the coding sequence ATGAATAGAATAATTCTTGCACTTGCGTCCCTGTCAATTTTGTCTTTCGTTTCTCCTGCCACCAGTGATCCTTCTAACTATAGAAGAATCCCGGCCAGCACTTTGGTTACAGAAAATACATCTCTGTCAACCACCAAGAAAGACGCCTCATTTGATAATTTTTTAGAAGAACTTTATGATGACGCTGACTTGAAGCAGGCTAAGCTTAGCTACGATGTTTTCAAGAGAGCCGCCATTGGGTACTATAACCTAAAAAACCAGGGGAAGCTGAACAAGAACAAAGAATTGTTGACCGTCATTGATTTTGCGAAACCCAGCAGCGAAAAGCGTCTCTGGATCATTGACCTAAACAAAAAGAAAGTGTTGTACCACAGCCTGGTGGCTCACGGCCGCGGCTCTGGCAATGAGAAGGCTCTGCAATTCTCCAACGTAGAAAACTCGCACATGAGCAGCCTGGGTTTCTATGTGACCAAAAACACGTATGTAGGCAAACACGGACTTTCTTTGAAAATGGAAGGTCTTGACAAGAACCACAACACCAATGCCTACCAGCGTTCTATTGTAGTGCATGGCGCAGACTATGTAAGCGAGTCTTTTGTGAAGCAGCACGGCAGACTGGGCAGAAGCCATGGTTGCCCGGCCCTTCCCGCCGACATCAACGCCGAGGTGGTACAATTGATTAAGGACGGCACTTGCCTGTACATAGATGCCGCGCACGCCAAATTCCAGTCTGCGTATTTGAACCCAGACAAGGCCATCAAAAACTTTGAAGCTGAGATTATCAAAAGACAGGCAGAAATCCTGGCTAGATAA